The genomic interval GGCGTCGTAGCAGTGGCTCGCCTCCATGACGTTCCAGCCGTAGTTCTCGCCGCCCCGCGAGCCGGCCGGCTGGAAGTCGACCTCCTCGAAGGCGTTCTGCCCCACGTCGGCGATGTAGAGGTCGCCTGTGGCGCGGTCGAACGAGAAGCGCCACGGGTTGCGCAGGCCGTAGGCCCAGATCTCCGGCTTGGCACCGGGCGTGGTCACGAACGGGTTGTCGGCCGGCACGCGGTACCCCGTCTCCGGCGAGACGTCGAGCCGCAGGAGCTTGGCGAGGAGCGTGCCGAGGTCCTGCCCGTTGCCGTGTGGGTCGCCGCCGCTGCCGCCGTCGCCCAGCCCGAGGTAGAGGTAGCCGTCGGGTCCGAACGCGAGCTGGCCGCCGTTGTGGTTGGAGTACGGCTGGTCGTGCGTCAGGAGGACCTCCTCCGACGTCTCGTCGGCGCGGTCGGGGTTGCCCCGCGTGACCTCGAAGCGCGACAGGACGCTCTCGCCGTTAGCGCCCGTGTAGTAGACGTAGAAGCGCCCGCTGGCGGCGTAATCGGGAGGGAAGGCGAGGCCGAGCAGGCCGCGCTCGCCGCCCGTCGTGACCCTGTCCGACACGTCGAGGAACGGCTCCTTGAGGAGCGCGCCGTCACGGATGATGCGGACCTGGCCGCCCTGCTGCACGACGAAGAGGCGAGCGTCGCCGGCGTGCGTGATGGTGACCGGCTTCTTGAGCCCATCGGCCACCGGCACGAGGCGTTGGGCCGACACGTTCTGCGAGCACGACGCGAGGAGGCACGCCAGCGCGAGCGCGCCGAGGGCGGCGAACGCTCGGCCCGAGTGGGCGCCGCGCGCGAACCGGCGCTGGCGGGTGGTGGCGTGGTGACGACGGTCCGGTACGTGAGCCTCTGACATGGCCCCAGGTTAGACGACGCGCGTGAGAGCGTGTCCGCGCGGCGTCACTCGTCGTCCCGCGCCCACCGCGGCAGCCAGCGCGACGTGAGCGTCGCCAGCTCCGCCTCGCTCAGGGCGGGGCGGTCGTAACGGCCTGCGGCCAGCCGCTGGCGCTGCGCCTCGAACAGGATCACGGCGGCCGCCACGCTGACGTTCAGGGACTGGACCATCCCGAGCATGGGGATGATGACGTGCTCGTCGGCCAGGGCCGCGGCCTCCGGGCTGACGCCCTCCTTCTCGTTGCCGAGCAGCACGGCGCAGGGGGAGGTGTAGTCGACGGTGCGGTAGTCCACCGCCTGCTCCGACAGGTGGGCGGCGAAGACGCGCATGCCGGAAGCCTTGAGCGTCGCGACCGCCGCGGCGACGGAATCGTGCAGCACAAGCTCGACCCACTTGTCGGCGCTGGCGCTGGTGGCGCTGAAGGTGGCCACCCCGCCGGTCGGCTTGACGGCGTGGACGGTGCCGATCCCCACCGCGTCGCAGCTCCTCAAGATGGCCGAGAGGTTGTGCGGCTTGTGCACCTCCTCGGCCAGGACGGTGAGGTCGGGCTGGCGCTTGGCGAGCACGTCGTGGATGCGCCGGCGGCGCCGCATGGTCATGAGGAAGAGGATAACCGTAGGGGTGCGGGGTATCGTCGGCGGATGTCGACGCACAAGGTGAGGGAGTACCTGAGGCGCTTCGGGAAGGCCGACGCGGTCATGGAGTTCACGGATTCGAGCGCCACCGTCGCGCTGGCGGCCGCGAAGGTCGGCACCGAGCCGGCGCGAATCGCCAAGACGCTCGCGTTCTACGATCCCACCGACCCGGCGCGCGCCGTCCTGGTGGTCGCGGCCGGCGACGCCCGGCTGCACAACGGCTCGTTCAAGCGCGCGATGGGCGGCAAGGCGCGCATGCTGGCCGCCGCCGACGTCGAGCCCCTCACGGGCCACCCGGTCGGCGGCGTGTGCCCCTTCGCCAACCCCGCGGGCGCCAGGGTGTTCCTCGATGAGTCGCTCAAGAGGTTCGACGTCGTCTACCCGGCGGCGGGCACGGCGGCCTCGGCCGTGCCCATGACGTGCGCCGAGCTGGAGGAGGCGTCCAACGCGCTGGGTTGGGTGGAGGTCACGAACGGCTGGCGCGACGAGGCGCCCGCCGGCGAGCCGGAATCCGACTCGACCAAGCGGTAGACGGCGCCCCGCGCGAAGTCCGCCAGGTAGAGCTCGCCCGCTGCGTCCTCGCCGAAGGTGCTGATCATCATGCCGGTTTCGAGGAGCAGGGTGGGCTCCCACCCGTCGGCCTCGGCGGTGCGCCAGACCTGGCCGGTCATGAAGTCGCCGAACACGTACCTACCCACCAGCCCGGGGATGGCTTGCCCCCGGTAGACGTAGCCCCCGGTGACCGAGCCGCGCTCGGCGCCGTGAGGGTAGGCGAGGACGGGCGCCACGAACCGCGCCGCGTCGCACTCGCCGGAGGCGTGGCAGCGCGGCCCCTCCATGTGCGGCCAACCGTAGTTCTCGCCGCCACGCGCCGTCGCCGCTTGACGGTCGATCTCCTCCCACGAGTCCTCGCCAACGTCGCCGAGGTACAGGTCCCCCGTCGCGCGGTCGAACGACAGGCGCCACGGGTTGCGTAGGCCGTACGCCCACACCTCGCCGCGAGCCCCGGGGGTGCCGACGAACGGGTTGCTCGTAGGGACCCGGTAGGTGGCGGTCGAGGCGACGTCCAGGCGCAGGACCTTGCCGAGCAACGAACCGAGGTCCTGACTGGCGGTGCCACCCGTCGCGTCGTCGCCGCTCGTCACGTACAGGTAACCGTCGGGACCGAAGGCGAGCTGGCCGCCAACGTGCCACGTGCTCCGCCGCGCGAACCGAAGGATCACGGTGCCGGACCCGACGTCCGCGACGTCCGGGTCGTCGGCAAGCGTCCGGTAGCGGGCGAGGACAGCGGCGCCCTCGGAGTCCGTGTAGTAGACGTAGAACTCCCGGCTCGTCCGGTAGTCGGGCGCGAAGGCGAGTCCCAGGAGCCCCCGCTCGTCCTGGGTGCTCACGACGGCCGTCAGGTCGAGGAACGGGGTCGGGAGGAGGGCTCCCGCCGCGATCACCCGCACGCGCCCGGACTTCTCCACCACGAAGAGCCGGTCGTCGCCCGCGTGCGCGATGCCGAGCGGCCCGGTCAGGCCGGAGGCGACCTCCTCGAGGCGGACGCCGCCCATGGGGGGTGGCGGCGGAGGTCCAGGCGGGTCCGGCGGCCCCGGCGGCGTCGGCCTGACGGTGGCGTCGCAGGCGAACAGGGCGAGAGCCAGCGCGAGCAAGAGGAGGTGCGGCAGGAGCGGGCGCGATGAGCGCGGGGCCGGCGTTCGTTTGGAGCGAGGGTAAGTCGGCTTCATCGACCAAAGGATGACGCCGAAACGCCCGCCGGGCAAGCCCCGGTCGTGCCCGGCGGGGTCGGCTGTGTGGCCGCCGGGCCCTTCCGCCATCACGCTTGACGCCCTCGCGCAGCGGGCGATATCATCGCTTTCGCCTCGTGAACGGCTTCGCCTGCGTTCACAAGACCCTCGCCGAGGTGGCGGAATCGGTAGACGCGCCAGCTTGAGGGGCTGGTGGCCGCAAGGCTGTAGGGGTTCAAGTCCCCTCCTCGGCACCAAGCATGCAGCGCGCCGCCGGAACGGCCCCACGGGCCGGCCGGCGGCGCTCGTTCGTCGTCTCGCCGGCGCGCCCCGGGCGCTCGGGACGGGGCCGGCGGCTCGCGCCTAGGGTGGGCCGGCCGGCGTGACGGGCCGTGATAGCTTGGCGCATGCCCCGCCAACGCTCGTCCCCGGCAGCCGGTGCCGCCGTCCCCGGCGGCGTGTCCGGGGAGGCGCCGCCCCGCTCGTTCCCCTTCCCGGCCTACCGGCCGGGGCAGGCGGAGGCGCTCGCGCGCGCCCGGGGGGCCTTCGCGGGCGGCAAGCGCTTCGTGGTCGTCGAGGCGCCCACCGGGGCGGGCAAGAGCGCCATAGCGGTCACGC from Trueperaceae bacterium carries:
- the trmH gene encoding tRNA (guanosine(18)-2'-O)-methyltransferase TrmH encodes the protein MTMRRRRRIHDVLAKRQPDLTVLAEEVHKPHNLSAILRSCDAVGIGTVHAVKPTGGVATFSATSASADKWVELVLHDSVAAAVATLKASGMRVFAAHLSEQAVDYRTVDYTSPCAVLLGNEKEGVSPEAAALADEHVIIPMLGMVQSLNVSVAAAVILFEAQRQRLAAGRYDRPALSEAELATLTSRWLPRWARDDE
- a CDS encoding PQQ-dependent sugar dehydrogenase, yielding MSEAHVPDRRHHATTRQRRFARGAHSGRAFAALGALALACLLASCSQNVSAQRLVPVADGLKKPVTITHAGDARLFVVQQGGQVRIIRDGALLKEPFLDVSDRVTTGGERGLLGLAFPPDYAASGRFYVYYTGANGESVLSRFEVTRGNPDRADETSEEVLLTHDQPYSNHNGGQLAFGPDGYLYLGLGDGGSGGDPHGNGQDLGTLLAKLLRLDVSPETGYRVPADNPFVTTPGAKPEIWAYGLRNPWRFSFDRATGDLYIADVGQNAFEEVDFQPAGSRGGENYGWNVMEASHCYDAGSCDQAGLTLPVIEYPHGPQWGSSISGGYVYRGEAVPALAGRYVFADFSSGRIWSADPAAGWDVTPLLQTGFNVSTFGEGVDGELYVADYSGGLIYRVAP
- a CDS encoding YbaK/EbsC family protein, whose translation is MSTHKVREYLRRFGKADAVMEFTDSSATVALAAAKVGTEPARIAKTLAFYDPTDPARAVLVVAAGDARLHNGSFKRAMGGKARMLAAADVEPLTGHPVGGVCPFANPAGARVFLDESLKRFDVVYPAAGTAASAVPMTCAELEEASNALGWVEVTNGWRDEAPAGEPESDSTKR